The Peptococcaceae bacterium 1198_IL3148 genome window below encodes:
- a CDS encoding CGGC domain-containing protein, with protein sequence MKLGLIRCAQTEDMCPSTTCLKVIKEKKAAFEGINEEIEIVGFNTCGGCPGKKAVTRAAEMVKRGADAIALASCITKGSPISFTCPFNEQMKAAIIKKLGDNIKIIDYTH encoded by the coding sequence ATGAAACTTGGCTTAATTAGATGTGCACAAACCGAGGATATGTGTCCTAGCACTACCTGCCTCAAAGTGATTAAAGAAAAAAAGGCGGCCTTCGAAGGTATTAATGAAGAAATAGAAATTGTCGGCTTCAATACCTGCGGCGGCTGCCCCGGTAAAAAAGCAGTCACCAGAGCGGCAGAAATGGTAAAGAGAGGTGCCGATGCCATCGCTTTAGCCTCCTGTATCACCAAAGGTAGTCCCATTTCTTTCACCTGTCCTTTTAACGAACAAATGAAAGCGGCAATTATAAAAAAATTAGGGGATAATATAAAAATCATTGATTATACACACTAA
- a CDS encoding NADH peroxidase: MKKFVCTVCGYVHNGETAPEKCPQCGVKAEKFVEKQAGETLAWADEHKVGVAKGLDPEVVQALKDNFMGECTEVGMYLAMSRQADRQGYPEVAEAYKRIAWEEAEHAAKFAELLGEVVAADTKANLQARVEAEHGACQGKKDLATKAKQLGYDAIHDTVHEMCKDEARHGAAFNGLLNRYFK, translated from the coding sequence ATGAAAAAATTTGTTTGTACAGTATGTGGGTATGTACACAATGGAGAAACTGCACCAGAAAAATGTCCACAATGTGGAGTGAAAGCTGAAAAGTTTGTGGAAAAACAAGCGGGCGAAACACTGGCTTGGGCCGATGAGCATAAAGTTGGCGTTGCCAAAGGCTTAGATCCAGAGGTGGTGCAAGCCCTTAAAGATAACTTCATGGGTGAATGTACAGAGGTAGGTATGTATTTGGCCATGAGTAGGCAAGCTGACCGTCAAGGTTATCCCGAGGTGGCTGAAGCATATAAGAGAATTGCTTGGGAAGAAGCTGAACACGCAGCTAAATTTGCTGAATTGTTAGGTGAAGTTGTGGCTGCCGATACTAAAGCCAACCTACAAGCAAGGGTGGAAGCAGAGCACGGTGCTTGCCAAGGTAAAAAGGACTTGGCAACCAAAGCTAAACAACTGGGCTACGATGCCATTCACGACACCGTTCATGAAATGTGTAAAGACGAAGCCCGCCACGGTGCAGCCTTTAATGGCCTGTTAAACAGATATTTCAAATAA
- a CDS encoding HAMP domain-containing sensor histidine kinase, with translation MKNSDKKIPLQRYWITQYLITLVVGLVVVAIISALWIRHSTLENRLNLMEFMAEETANRIVNNNEERMPPERDVHRFLVDRGRLIDMEINPFIYIVNPGGKILFSNRPPNPMEQRLHPAILNNEDEVQRLAADEKLGHLYVVKKPIETASFLLGYVVFMELEQNLSRVNQEYRQLAVMIISLALLGWAAIYFLSGRLSKPIKQVAAAARQVEEGDYNIDLPSDVKEAEVYELINSFKEMSQKLKQLETLRTELLAGVTHELKTPVTSISGLLQAVNDGVVEGAEAKEFLEISLKETAKIKKMVEDLLAFNTFAANAVPVTKEIHSINRLVRDCTRQWQITQDEGDVEIAVSLLDETVEVKVDPIRFQQIITNLLNNAKHVIGSGGTIEVSLGTEQNHVTIDVTDTGIGIPEEEQAYIFERFYRGANKKYKVGGLGLGLPFSKMIAQSLGGDLELRTSSPAGTTFRVSLPKAD, from the coding sequence ATGAAAAATAGCGATAAAAAAATACCACTGCAGCGTTACTGGATCACCCAGTATTTAATCACGCTGGTGGTTGGACTGGTGGTGGTGGCGATTATTTCGGCATTGTGGATTCGACATAGCACATTGGAGAACCGCTTAAATTTGATGGAGTTTATGGCCGAAGAAACTGCCAATCGCATTGTAAATAACAATGAAGAGAGAATGCCACCGGAAAGGGACGTCCACCGTTTTTTGGTTGATCGTGGTCGGCTTATAGATATGGAAATTAACCCCTTCATTTATATTGTCAATCCCGGAGGGAAAATACTTTTCAGCAACCGTCCGCCAAATCCAATGGAACAGCGGTTACATCCGGCAATATTAAATAATGAAGATGAAGTGCAAAGGTTAGCCGCTGATGAAAAATTAGGGCATTTATATGTGGTTAAAAAGCCCATTGAAACGGCATCATTTTTGTTGGGCTATGTGGTATTTATGGAATTAGAGCAAAACCTGTCCCGGGTGAATCAGGAATATCGGCAATTGGCCGTTATGATTATTAGCCTGGCTTTACTGGGTTGGGCGGCCATCTATTTTTTATCGGGAAGATTATCTAAACCGATTAAGCAGGTGGCAGCAGCGGCCCGGCAAGTGGAAGAGGGGGATTATAATATTGACCTTCCCAGTGATGTAAAGGAAGCAGAGGTATATGAGCTGATTAATTCCTTTAAAGAGATGTCCCAAAAGCTAAAGCAACTGGAAACACTGCGCACAGAATTGTTGGCCGGTGTTACCCATGAATTAAAGACCCCAGTCACATCCATCAGCGGGTTGTTACAGGCGGTGAATGATGGTGTGGTAGAAGGGGCTGAGGCCAAGGAGTTTTTGGAAATATCTTTAAAAGAAACAGCTAAAATAAAGAAAATGGTGGAAGATTTATTGGCCTTTAACACCTTCGCCGCCAATGCTGTGCCAGTGACAAAGGAAATTCATTCAATCAATAGGCTGGTGAGGGACTGTACTCGCCAATGGCAAATTACCCAGGACGAAGGGGATGTTGAAATAGCGGTGTCATTGCTGGATGAAACGGTAGAGGTAAAAGTAGATCCCATTCGATTTCAGCAAATCATCACCAATTTACTTAATAATGCTAAACATGTCATTGGCAGTGGGGGAACAATTGAAGTCAGTCTGGGAACGGAACAAAATCACGTTACCATTGATGTAACCGACACTGGCATAGGCATTCCCGAAGAGGAGCAAGCCTATATTTTTGAACGTTTTTACCGAGGGGCAAACAAAAAATATAAAGTGGGCGGACTGGGTTTAGGATTACCCTTTAGTAAAATGATTGCCCAATCTCTGGGGGGCGATCTCGAACTGCGAACCAGTTCGCCAGCCGGTACCACCTTCCGCGTTAGCTTACCGAAGGCGGATTAA
- a CDS encoding amidohydrolase family protein — MKKIDAHAHIGDFGGWAGVSIDAEALISQMNEYEIEKVILCGTDIIDNDNVAAAYKKYPGRILPIVFVSPFEGETVVGKIQHYVKTEGFVGIKLHPLMHAYVADDEFLDPIMQAAEDLNIPVFIHCGHPPYSLPWSIGLLAERFPKVKVVMIHMGHGHGVYIDASLKMAKRYDNLYLEMSGMPMGSKIKQAYDEIGKDRIMFGTDAPFHHPTVEMQKVLTSGLDEQGLADVFYNNAAKLMGVK; from the coding sequence GTGAAAAAAATTGATGCCCATGCACATATTGGTGATTTTGGTGGTTGGGCCGGTGTATCAATTGATGCCGAGGCTTTAATTAGCCAAATGAATGAATATGAAATAGAAAAAGTGATTTTATGTGGTACCGATATTATTGACAATGATAACGTTGCGGCTGCGTATAAAAAATATCCCGGCAGAATTTTACCCATTGTATTTGTCAGTCCCTTTGAAGGAGAAACGGTGGTTGGAAAAATACAGCATTATGTTAAAACAGAGGGCTTTGTGGGTATTAAATTGCACCCCCTAATGCATGCCTACGTTGCTGATGACGAATTTCTTGATCCCATTATGCAGGCAGCAGAGGATTTGAACATTCCGGTGTTTATCCACTGTGGACACCCCCCATACTCTTTACCATGGAGTATTGGTTTGTTAGCGGAGCGTTTTCCCAAAGTTAAAGTGGTGATGATCCACATGGGACACGGCCATGGTGTTTACATTGATGCCAGTTTAAAAATGGCTAAGCGCTACGATAATCTTTACCTGGAAATGTCCGGCATGCCCATGGGTAGCAAAATCAAACAAGCCTACGATGAAATTGGCAAGGATAGAATTATGTTTGGCACCGATGCCCCCTTCCACCATCCAACGGTGGAAATGCAGAAGGTGTTAACCAGTGGCTTAGATGAGCAAGGTTTAGCAGATGTTTTTTACAACAATGCAGCGAAACTAATGGGTGTGAAATAG
- a CDS encoding DUF4956 domain-containing protein, whose amino-acid sequence METFNFNDIFKSSFLEKTMSFSLVDSVIALVVAFAVGLFIYVVYKKTFSGVIYSHTFNISLIIMTMATALIIMGIASNVLLSLGMVGALSIVRFRTPIKDPMDLVFLFWAIVSGILCGAGFIPLVTIGSVMIGLVMVFFVNRITIENPYLLIVKYSADTVEKSVEKIIARQAKKYSLKSKSVISGEETEVTYEVRVKPNQTDFLAELSKLAGVSSAVMLSYDGNFTA is encoded by the coding sequence ATGGAAACCTTTAATTTTAATGACATCTTTAAATCAAGTTTTTTAGAAAAAACAATGAGTTTTTCGCTTGTTGATTCGGTAATTGCTTTAGTGGTGGCCTTTGCAGTGGGATTATTCATTTATGTGGTCTATAAAAAGACATTTTCCGGGGTGATTTACTCCCACACTTTTAACATCTCACTGATTATCATGACCATGGCCACAGCGCTGATCATTATGGGCATCGCATCCAATGTGCTGTTATCCCTGGGTATGGTTGGTGCGCTATCAATTGTACGTTTCCGGACCCCCATTAAAGACCCAATGGATTTAGTCTTTTTGTTTTGGGCCATTGTTTCCGGTATTTTATGTGGTGCCGGTTTTATCCCATTGGTCACCATCGGATCAGTGATGATTGGTTTGGTGATGGTGTTTTTTGTCAACCGCATTACCATTGAGAATCCATACTTATTAATCGTTAAGTACTCGGCGGATACAGTTGAAAAATCAGTGGAGAAAATCATTGCGCGGCAAGCAAAAAAATATTCTTTAAAGTCCAAGTCGGTGATCAGCGGTGAGGAAACGGAAGTTACTTATGAAGTGAGAGTAAAACCAAATCAAACCGATTTCTTAGCTGAATTATCAAAGCTTGCAGGGGTATCCTCTGCCGTTATGTTAAGCTATGATGGCAATTTTACAGCCTAG
- a CDS encoding pyridoxamine kinase: MHNLVKRVAAIHDLSGFGRGSLTAIIPVLSFMGIQVCPFPTAVLSTHTGGFKDFTFIDLTDHMESYMNHWQREKIEFDCIYSGFLGSPKQIDIISRFIDNFRDQSNMVVVDPVMADNGKLYTTMDETMVEKMKELIKKADIITPNFTEAAFLLNKPIVNSITVEEIKQWLRELSAMGPSIAIITSVPNINELGNTYVMAYDRPNNKIWKVGCKYIPAEYPGTGDTFTSVLIGSLLTGNSLPIALDKSVQFITTAIRASYGFNYDKREGVLLEKVLDTLRLPVMINSYELVE, encoded by the coding sequence ATGCATAATTTAGTCAAAAGGGTGGCTGCCATTCATGATTTATCAGGCTTTGGCAGAGGCTCCCTAACCGCAATCATACCTGTGCTCTCATTTATGGGTATCCAAGTATGCCCTTTCCCAACGGCAGTTTTATCTACCCATACCGGGGGTTTTAAAGACTTTACCTTTATAGATCTCACCGATCATATGGAAAGTTATATGAATCATTGGCAAAGAGAAAAAATAGAATTTGATTGTATCTATAGCGGCTTTTTAGGTTCACCAAAACAAATTGATATTATTTCAAGGTTTATTGACAACTTTAGAGACCAGTCCAACATGGTTGTGGTGGACCCAGTGATGGCAGACAATGGCAAACTGTATACAACGATGGATGAAACCATGGTTGAAAAAATGAAGGAATTAATTAAAAAGGCAGACATAATTACGCCAAACTTCACCGAAGCGGCCTTTTTATTAAATAAACCCATTGTCAATTCTATTACGGTAGAAGAAATTAAACAGTGGCTGAGGGAATTATCCGCTATGGGACCCTCCATTGCGATTATTACCAGTGTGCCGAATATTAATGAATTGGGCAATACATATGTAATGGCCTACGACCGACCAAATAACAAAATCTGGAAGGTTGGTTGTAAATATATTCCCGCTGAATATCCCGGCACCGGGGATACCTTTACCAGTGTATTAATTGGCAGTTTGCTGACCGGGAATAGTTTACCCATCGCTTTGGATAAATCAGTACAATTTATCACCACCGCCATAAGAGCCAGCTACGGATTTAATTATGATAAAAGGGAAGGGGTATTGCTAGAAAAGGTGTTAGATACCCTAAGATTGCCGGTGATGATCAACAGCTATGAGTTGGTGGAATAA
- a CDS encoding polyphosphate polymerase domain-containing protein, whose amino-acid sequence MTGKGRMELKHAISKADYYVLKNKLRYLMPLDKNAKNDGKYLIRSVYFDNFDNKILTEKKEGYYKRAKFRVRLYDHQRDYINLEKKSKRDYMTFKEKCRISAKEYERIRCGDYQWLEDDSRPLMRELYVQMKLYQLKPITIVDYTREAYIYPYGNVRVTFDSSIKTSFRNNDLLNPKINMVPALEPNLVILEVKYDQYLPDFIKYSLQMMDRRRDAYSKYQLSRMYG is encoded by the coding sequence ATGACCGGCAAAGGACGGATGGAATTAAAACATGCCATTTCTAAAGCGGATTATTATGTGCTTAAAAACAAGCTAAGGTATTTAATGCCTCTGGATAAAAATGCGAAAAATGATGGCAAATATCTAATTCGCAGTGTGTATTTTGATAACTTTGATAACAAAATTTTAACCGAGAAAAAGGAGGGCTATTATAAACGCGCCAAATTCCGGGTGCGGCTTTATGATCATCAAAGGGATTATATCAATCTGGAAAAGAAAAGCAAGCGAGATTACATGACCTTTAAAGAAAAATGCCGGATTAGCGCCAAGGAATATGAACGCATTAGATGCGGTGATTATCAATGGTTGGAAGATGACAGTCGGCCACTGATGCGGGAGCTATATGTGCAAATGAAGCTCTATCAATTGAAGCCCATTACCATTGTGGACTATACCCGAGAAGCCTATATTTACCCCTATGGCAACGTGCGGGTAACCTTTGACAGTTCAATTAAAACCAGCTTTCGCAACAATGATTTACTAAATCCCAAAATAAATATGGTACCGGCTTTGGAGCCGAATTTAGTCATTCTGGAAGTAAAATATGACCAATATTTGCCGGACTTTATTAAGTATTCGCTGCAAATGATGGATCGGCGTAGAGATGCCTATTCAAAATATCAGCTTAGTAGAATGTATGGGTAA
- a CDS encoding trypsin-like peptidase domain-containing protein, with product METATKKPWLKVFLTNIVAGVMGAVLTLVAVPSINYFNGGVVDGGMQQETSASVNVKPLATTISSTTTVSVADIVEQSSKAIVGVVNIGQQSNPFTRSTVEQKQGTGSGVVYKVTANAAYIVTNNHVIEGAKEIEVSLYNGETVTAELVGTDSLTDIAVLKISGNYDITPLTFGDSDALRAGDQVLAIGNPLGLDLSRTVTQGIVSAVNRTISVDTSAGEWDLEVIQTDAAINPGNSGGALINLAGQLVGINSLKITESGVEGLGFAIPSNDVATLVDEITKNGEVVRPYLGVSLAGLNEISPYYRQKLAPGLTDGAMVVYVAQASAAAKAGIQQGDVIVAIDGQEIKDDNDLRKYLYTESSIGDEVQIKFYRQGDLQTVDVTLTSNQQ from the coding sequence GTGGAAACTGCCACAAAAAAACCATGGTTAAAGGTATTTTTAACCAATATCGTTGCCGGTGTAATGGGAGCGGTATTAACCTTGGTAGCAGTACCAAGCATTAACTATTTCAATGGGGGGGTTGTCGATGGCGGTATGCAACAAGAAACATCTGCCTCTGTCAACGTTAAACCGCTAGCGACAACCATATCCTCTACAACCACTGTTTCAGTTGCCGATATTGTTGAACAATCTTCTAAAGCCATAGTTGGTGTGGTAAATATCGGACAGCAAAGCAATCCCTTTACCCGCTCCACTGTGGAACAGAAACAAGGTACTGGATCAGGGGTTGTCTACAAAGTGACCGCTAATGCCGCTTATATTGTGACCAATAACCATGTTATTGAAGGGGCGAAGGAAATTGAGGTTTCGTTATATAATGGTGAAACTGTGACGGCAGAATTGGTTGGCACCGATTCATTAACTGATATTGCGGTATTAAAAATTAGCGGTAACTATGATATTACGCCTTTGACATTTGGCGATTCCGACGCGCTGCGGGCGGGCGACCAAGTGTTAGCCATTGGTAACCCCCTGGGACTGGATTTATCCCGCACCGTAACCCAAGGAATTGTTAGTGCAGTTAATCGGACTATTTCGGTTGATACCTCTGCTGGAGAGTGGGACTTGGAGGTTATTCAAACAGATGCCGCCATTAATCCGGGTAATAGCGGGGGCGCACTAATTAATTTAGCGGGGCAACTGGTGGGCATTAATAGTTTAAAGATCACTGAAAGTGGCGTAGAAGGATTAGGCTTTGCCATTCCCAGCAATGATGTGGCCACGCTGGTTGATGAAATTACAAAAAATGGAGAGGTAGTGCGTCCTTATTTAGGGGTTAGTTTAGCAGGTCTTAATGAAATCTCGCCGTACTACAGGCAAAAATTGGCGCCGGGTTTAACAGATGGGGCAATGGTTGTTTATGTCGCTCAAGCTTCCGCCGCTGCCAAGGCTGGAATTCAACAGGGAGATGTAATTGTAGCCATAGATGGACAAGAAATTAAAGATGATAATGATCTGCGTAAATATTTGTATACCGAATCTTCCATTGGAGATGAAGTGCAAATTAAATTTTACCGCCAGGGTGATTTGCAGACTGTTGATGTTACCCTGACAAGTAATCAGCAATAA
- a CDS encoding CotH kinase family protein produces the protein MIKNKYIWGVFGLLFIIFTGSIIILPRLGLEASDVNFAYVERVFDQSKVTTVNITLAESDLTKILEDPLAEEIVEATVEINGEKVEHVGLRVKGNSSLSSVARMEDSDRYSFKIDFDYYNGEQNLYGLKKLNLNNNFSDATQMKEYVSYKLIAEMGLPSPANSYMYVTINGKEWGLYLGVEQIDEIFIARNFADSGGDLYKPEGTGSDLKWISDDIKDYPGLILKTNVETSDQSAMINFLAAINHGGDIASHVDVDEMLRYFATNTALVSLDSYQGPMKHNYYLYEQDDVFSIIPWDYNMAFGGFAVGGARNREIDKNEQVDQTQNPANKNADVPNRKFMGMPGNQKLINENSINFSITTPVSGTTLADRPLLNALLSVAEYREQYEAHLKEIAINLLTEEHIQSITQEVAAIILPYVERDPTKFYTTEEFKQGVSGENSLPEFAAQRSASILAQLSGELVVEAETGGFEPGNMRGIMEKGPDNMMPPNLGENNGGGATQPDFNGGERLPMEPGGFNNNGQHRGAPGGFMPEEQRVESGGQIYMETVVASSAVLVGAIVFVSIFKRRKYR, from the coding sequence ATGATCAAAAACAAATATATTTGGGGTGTCTTCGGCCTTTTGTTCATTATTTTCACTGGTTCAATTATTATTTTGCCACGTCTTGGTCTGGAAGCAAGTGACGTTAATTTTGCCTATGTGGAGCGGGTTTTTGATCAAAGCAAAGTCACCACCGTTAACATCACCCTGGCGGAAAGCGACTTAACAAAGATATTAGAAGATCCGCTGGCAGAAGAGATTGTAGAGGCCACTGTAGAAATCAATGGGGAGAAAGTAGAGCATGTTGGTTTGCGGGTGAAAGGCAATTCCTCATTGAGTTCGGTGGCGAGGATGGAAGATAGCGATCGTTATAGCTTTAAAATAGATTTTGATTACTACAATGGTGAGCAAAATTTGTATGGATTAAAAAAATTAAATCTGAATAATAACTTTAGTGATGCTACCCAAATGAAGGAATATGTTTCCTATAAATTAATAGCGGAAATGGGGTTGCCCAGCCCAGCCAACTCCTATATGTATGTCACCATCAACGGGAAGGAATGGGGACTTTATTTAGGGGTGGAACAGATTGATGAGATATTTATCGCCCGTAATTTTGCTGACAGTGGCGGTGATTTATATAAACCAGAAGGCACTGGCAGTGATCTGAAATGGATTAGTGATGATATAAAAGATTACCCAGGGTTAATATTAAAAACAAATGTGGAAACCTCAGATCAATCGGCAATGATAAATTTTCTCGCTGCCATTAATCATGGGGGAGATATAGCATCCCATGTGGATGTGGATGAGATGCTGCGTTACTTTGCCACCAATACCGCTTTAGTGAGTTTGGACAGCTACCAAGGACCAATGAAACACAATTACTATTTGTATGAGCAGGACGATGTGTTTTCCATTATCCCTTGGGATTACAACATGGCCTTTGGTGGATTCGCTGTCGGTGGAGCAAGAAACCGAGAGATTGATAAAAACGAACAGGTAGATCAGACACAAAATCCGGCCAATAAAAATGCCGACGTGCCCAACCGTAAGTTCATGGGTATGCCTGGCAACCAAAAACTGATAAACGAAAACAGTATTAATTTTAGCATTACTACGCCGGTTTCCGGAACAACATTGGCAGATCGGCCATTGTTAAACGCACTGCTATCGGTGGCTGAATATAGGGAACAATATGAAGCTCATTTGAAAGAAATTGCCATCAATTTATTAACAGAGGAACATATTCAATCCATTACCCAAGAGGTGGCAGCAATTATTTTACCCTATGTGGAAAGGGACCCAACTAAATTTTATACCACCGAGGAATTTAAACAGGGGGTGTCTGGGGAAAACAGCTTACCGGAATTTGCAGCCCAGCGCTCAGCGTCCATACTGGCTCAGCTTTCCGGTGAATTAGTTGTGGAAGCGGAAACCGGTGGTTTTGAACCGGGGAACATGCGGGGAATAATGGAAAAAGGGCCTGACAACATGATGCCGCCCAATCTGGGAGAAAACAATGGGGGAGGTGCTACACAGCCAGATTTTAATGGCGGTGAAAGGCTCCCAATGGAACCCGGCGGGTTTAATAATAATGGCCAGCATAGGGGGGCACCCGGTGGGTTCATGCCTGAGGAGCAAAGGGTTGAAAGCGGCGGCCAAATTTATATGGAAACAGTTGTAGCATCGTCTGCGGTTCTGGTGGGGGCCATTGTTTTTGTGTCTATATTTAAACGCAGAAAGTATCGATAA
- a CDS encoding response regulator transcription factor, protein MKKILIVEDEYPISQVLKAYLQKANFHPVQVFAGHEAMAKFKEVKPALVLLDVMLPGKDGWKILKEIREISSCPVIMLTALGDINYRLSGLNKGADDYISKPFVGDEVVARVKAVLRRSEKSDHPVKRYGRLEVDLQAHRVKVDGEEIALTPRDLSLLLFFVEYPNQTFTREQLIEQVWGWEYEGSDRAVDLSIKRLRKALQDWPVSEGEIRTLRGLGYQFSVYEK, encoded by the coding sequence ATGAAAAAAATTTTAATTGTTGAAGACGAGTATCCCATTAGCCAGGTGTTAAAGGCATATCTGCAAAAAGCCAATTTCCACCCGGTGCAAGTATTTGCTGGCCATGAGGCCATGGCAAAATTTAAAGAGGTGAAGCCAGCCTTAGTGTTACTAGATGTCATGCTGCCGGGTAAGGATGGCTGGAAGATTTTAAAAGAAATTAGAGAGATAAGCAGTTGTCCCGTTATTATGCTGACCGCTTTGGGAGACATCAATTATCGGTTAAGTGGTTTAAATAAAGGCGCGGACGATTATATTTCCAAACCCTTTGTGGGCGATGAGGTGGTAGCCCGGGTGAAGGCAGTGTTGCGACGATCAGAAAAAAGTGATCATCCGGTAAAGCGCTATGGACGATTAGAGGTGGACCTGCAGGCCCACCGGGTGAAGGTTGACGGTGAAGAAATTGCTTTAACGCCCCGGGATTTGTCTTTATTGCTGTTTTTTGTCGAATATCCAAACCAAACCTTTACCAGGGAGCAATTGATTGAACAGGTTTGGGGCTGGGAGTACGAAGGCAGCGACCGGGCGGTTGATTTATCCATTAAAAGATTAAGAAAAGCGCTGCAAGACTGGCCAGTGTCAGAGGGAGAAATTAGAACACTTCGGGGATTGGGGTATCAGTTTAGTGTTTATGAAAAATAG
- a CDS encoding MarR family transcriptional regulator has translation MLKAVNVLAKFDEVPRNVLVFIANHSTPDGMLIYPAKNMARELGYSEFEVKQAIDYLESQGVIDVREGQDKEEPNVILYKEEWLLS, from the coding sequence ATGTTAAAGGCAGTTAACGTACTGGCCAAGTTTGACGAAGTGCCGAGAAATGTTTTGGTGTTTATTGCCAACCATTCAACGCCGGACGGAATGTTGATTTACCCTGCTAAAAATATGGCCCGTGAGTTAGGCTATTCAGAATTTGAAGTTAAACAAGCCATAGATTATCTGGAGAGCCAAGGTGTCATTGACGTGCGGGAGGGTCAAGATAAAGAGGAACCAAATGTCATTCTCTATAAAGAAGAATGGTTATTATCTTAA